The sequence below is a genomic window from Euwallacea fornicatus isolate EFF26 chromosome 1, ASM4011564v1, whole genome shotgun sequence.
AAATTCATTAGGTTTACAATTGTTTATTACAGATTTTATATCCGGATTTAATATTCTCGCATCGATTTTTTATGCGTATGTGCCTCATTCGAGTGTTTTTAATTGGCATGTCCATTATTAACAAGTGGCAAATTGTTGGTAACATTGTTGTTTTACTTCATTCGATCtagcaaatttttattcaaaatagttTGATTCGGTTTATGCAAAttgttaagggtgttccttcgataaatgaaacacgacaaagacaatttgttttatgtaaaaatggactgtattgactatgcacttatcttaaaagaatgtaagaatcttggtctaagtaacgaagaatagggagaatgcttattgggcgggtacacgatatgatgcggatcacatcccgtcaccgacgtagctttcacccgacgagaccacaggaagagcagaaaaaaagagaagagagagaaaattgctccgattatcccttaagtactaaccccgaagaattccaaccaggggcgcaccaccaccaagaaccattataagctatggctacaacgcatcccataactcgtggccatctggggaatatctatactaatcgcttttctgggaatattgcgggtccaacaaattgaccatcaaagcaatagtccctatagagaaagattcttcgactagtagcacattccccaaccaaagcgtatccttagctttggcctgatgggccatgtggtctggcacccagatggtattctccgaataagtatcgcagtacataggcgtaacttaagggagtaaatgacagtatacaataaacctaacattaacaacaataaaataaatagaaaacaaaaaaccaataacttagagtccctaacatgCCCCCGGCCTTGAAGCGCTTGCAGCGTCTTCAATGACAGTGTTCGTCGGCAGGGGACATATCTTGCTAAAAGAGCGCTTCACCAAACCACTAGAAGTTCTCAAAGTAGCCACACGATTCACTCCATCCTGGCCAGGGTGTACTGCAACTACTCGTCCCATGCGCCATTTGGAGGGAGGAAGGTTGTCCTCCTTGACAAGCACAAGTACCCCTTCCTGGACGTCCTGCTGACGTGCCTTCCACTTGACCCTCTGCTGCAGTTCGCTGACATATTCCTTGCTCCAACGCGTCCAAAAGTGCTGCTTGATTTGTTGGATCCTTTGGAATACCGACAACCGATTTGCAGGAATATGCTGTAGGTCTGGGTCGGGCAACTCCGTGAGACTTCTTCCAATCAGGAAGTGAGCGGGTGACAAGGGAGTTAAATCATTGGGATCTTGTGACAAGGGAGATAAAGGACGGGAATTAAGTATTGACTCAATTTGTGCTAGTAGCGTAATGAGATGTTCGAAGGTCAAGTTGGCATTTCCCGCTACTCGTTTTAGGTGGTGCTTTACCGACTTGACACCCGCCTCCCAAAGACCTCCAAAATGAGGCGATTGGGGGGGTATAAAGTGCCATTGCACCCCCTCCTGGGCATATGAATTGGCCAGTTTACTCGATTctttaatcaagaaatggccgaGTTCTGCCAATTCTCGATTGGCGCCGACGAAATTCGTGCCGTTATCCGAGTAAACGTGGCTAGGTCGACCACGCCGAGCAACAAACCGACGAAAAGCAAGCAGGAACGACTCGCTGCTTAGATCGGACACCAATTCCAAGTGTAAAGCCTTCGTCGCAAAGCATATAAATACGCTTACATAGCACTTAGACAACCTTGAGCCGCGACCCCTTTTGTCCCGTATATTGAGTGGACCCATGTAGTCCACTCCCACAAATGCAAATACGCTCCCACCAGTTAAGCGACTTGGCGGGAGGTCACCCATAAGAGGCGCCAAATACTGAGGGTTGAATCGCGAGCAGGTAACGCAATTCCTTACAACGGCCCTAATCAAATTGCGCGCCGCGACAACCCAGTATTTTTCTCTTAGGGATGCGAGCAATAGCTGAGGGCCGGCATGCATCAATCTCCTATGCTCATGTTCGCACAACATCCGCGTCAAACGATGTTTTGGAGACAAAAGCATAGGATGTTTCTTATTGAATTGATAAGCCGAGTTTCGCAACCTTCCCCCTACCCTCATTATGCCCTCACCATCTAGAAAGGGACTCAAACTTAACAACTTATCCTTAGGGTGCAAGGCGACACCCCTGCTGAGGCAATCGAGCTCGACTGGAAAGCTACTTCTTTGCGCAGTCTTGACCAACATTTTGATTGCCTCATTTAATTCCGAACTAGATAATGGCGTGCTGACGATGACCCCTTTCGATAACCTTAATCGACAATTGCCAACGAATCGAAGGACGTATGCTACGATGCGACTCAATCGATTGAAGTCAGAGTAGCGCTCGAAGAAATAGTCCCCTATGGCAACAAAAACAACAACTCTCTTTGGAACGCGGACCTCGGGCACCTCCTTAGGTCCTTCAGACACACTAGGCCAATGACTTTCCCTGGACTGAAGAAAGGAAGGGCCATACCACCAAAGACTAGACTCCATGAGTTCACTGGGAAAGACCCCCCTCGATACCAAGTCGGCCGGGTTTTCCCTAGTGGGGACGTGACGCCACTCACAATCCATTGTAAGCGTTTGGATTTGTGCTATCCGCGCGCTTACGAAGACCTTTAGGTTGCTGGGAGACATTTTTAGCCAACTCAAGACGATGGTTGAGTCTGACCAGCACACCTGCCTAACAAATTGCAATCTAGAGGCCGCCCTTACCTTGCTTATAAGTTTGGCCATGACCAATGCACCGCATAGCTCCAAACGAGGGATAGTCAGGGATTTCAAAGGACTCACCCTGCTTTTGGCGCATAATAACCTCACGGTTATATCGCCGTTTCGATCGATCGATCTGACGTAGACGGCTCCACCATAAGCGTCCTCACTAGCGTCAGAAAAACCGTGCAACTCATGGCACAAAGCATCCACGCATGCAATGTGGCGATCAATGTGAGTTCCATTGAGATTCGGCAACTCACTTCGGAATTTTGTCCAGGCTGTATGCAAATGGGCAGGGACTGATTCATCCCACGACAACCCTTCTTGCCAAAGCCTTTGGATTAGGATTTTTGCGATGATTACAGCCGGACATAGAAGACCCAAGGGGTCGAAGACTTGCGATATACCTGACAAGATGGTGCGCTTTGTCACTTTCACGTTCGTGTCAAAGGCCTGAATTTTGTACGACAAAACGTCTGACGAACAATGCCAAGTTAAACCCAAAATCTTAGCCCTTTCGTCCCCGTGAAAATCTAGCACCTGAAAATCCTCGTTTCCTTGACTCACCGCACGCAATATAGCGGGTTCGTTGGAAAGCCATTTCCGCAATTTGAAACCACCCCCTGCCAATGCAGCGGAAACTCTATGACACATTCTAATTCCTTCCTCAACCGAATTTATTGAGTGAAGGAAGTCGTCAACATAGAATGACGATTTTATCACCGAGGCTACATCAAGTTCACTCTCCTGTGCTACTTGATGTAGACACCTTACGGCTAAAAAGCTGGCACTAGCTTGCCCGTATGTGACGGTGTTCAATTCAAAAACCTCGATAGGATCTGAGGGCGATTCCCTCCAAAATATCCGTTGCAAAGAACGTTGTTTAGGCTCCACAAATACTTGCCTATACATCTTGGCGATATCCGCCGAAACCACAAATCGGAACTCGCGAAAAcgaatcaaaatatcaaataagtCCGATTGGATCACGGGACCGACCATTTGCAAATCGTTCAGGGATTTCCCTGTTGAAGATGGCATACTACAATCAAATACGACCCTCAATTTAGTGGTGCAACTTTCTGTTTTAATAACAGGGTGATGAGGCATATAGTAGGAGACACGATCATCCTCATCAAGCACCCTAGTCATGTGCCCAAGACTCGAATATTCCCGCATGAAACTGCAATATTCTTCCCTCAAAGCTGAATCCCGGCTGAGCTTACGTTCTAGCGAAAGGAACCTATGGAGAGCTTTCGTCTTTGAATTCCCCAAGTCAGCGACGGGATGCTTAAAAGGGATGGCAACCATGAAACGGCCGTCGACCGAACGCCTATGCGTTCTTTGAAAATGCTCCTCACATTCGAGCTCCTCAGCCGACCAGGCCTTGGTCTCAGAGAAATTATCTTCGACCtcccaaaattttttcaaatcaaactCAATGTTTGAGCCACTTGGCCGCGAATTTGTACTCAAATTGCAAATGGAGTTGATGCTACCGGGATTCGCCATTGATCCGGAGACAATCCATCCGAATCTGGTTTTCTGCAAGATGGGATTGTGCGGTCCAAGACTAATTTGACCGACACACAACAACCCATAAAACAATTCGCTGCCAATCAGAAGATCTATAGGGCCAGGTTTGCTAAATTCCGGATCTGCCAACGTGATGTTGGATGGAATATTTAGCCGACTAATATTCACAGGAGCACCAGGAATGAAGCCGGTGATCCTGGGCAAAACTAAACACTTTAAGGAAGACTTATAGCCACTGTGTCGCGCACAAACCTCGATGTGGCAACAGTGTTTCACCTCTGACGCCTTAGATCCCAATCCCCCGACTATTACTTCGAAATCGCCCAATTTTGTCTTCAGCCTCTTGCATAATGAAGAGGTAATGAAGTTTGACTGACTTCCCGAATCTAAAAGTGCGCGCACCTTTAAGCGCTTACCCTCGGCACTGACAACGTCAACTAGAACGGTGGATAGGAAGACATGATTATCCGAACTAAGTGAAGACAACGAAACCTGATGCTCCAAACTCTCCACTGGTTTGGGGGCATCGTCTTGCACCCTGACGGGTTCAAAGTGCAACAAGGTGTGGTGTTTAGCCGGGCACTTGCTGCAATTTCTCAAGCGACAATCCTTTACAGAGTGACCCGGCTTCAAGCAATTGAAACACACCTTGAGTTGCTTGACCTTGCCGAATCGTTCGTTGGGGGACATAGCCAAAAAACTTGGGCACTTAACTAATGAGTGTTTGGCTTTACACACTCCACAAGAAATATCGCTCCCAACGAAGGTTTTGGCGCTCGTCTTATTAGGTTTGAGTCCTACATTTCGTTCTGGTTTACTATTATTGCCCCTCTGACGATCGATAGCTTCGAGCATGTCCGCCCTGGCGCTCAAAAACTCTCTCAAAGAGTCCCATGAGGGGACCTCTTTGTGGGTGCTCTTCGCCTCCTCCCATTGCCTTTCCGTCACGGGGTCCAGCTTTGTGCTTATGAGGTAGGCTACCAGAACACCCCAATTTTCGGGTTTTTGACCCAGAGCAGTCAGCGCAATTAAGCTCTTACTCACGCTGTCAATTAAACTCCTCAATTTAGGAGCCGATTCTCTATGCATCGATTCCACTTCAACTAGAGTTTTCAAATGGATGTGCACGAGCACCCGCTTATTATCATATCGCTCACTCAAGGTTGTCCAGGCGATATCATAGTTGCCCTCTGATAATTCAAGAGTTCCCAAAACCCGAGACGCTGCGTC
It includes:
- the LOC136350823 gene encoding uncharacterized protein, which produces MASAGELKGLNVARRTCKAQLTMFSKFLERLDVSSGLGAEKIGQIIERLDKLEGTFERFGTIQSELELHADDYDDELVERDDFENRYFELKAKGKGLLQKFSRVDASTAGGTSQGAESPSPLDNIKLPVISLPTFSGDFKDWLGFRDLYLSLIHNNDRLSRIQKFHYLRASLRDAASRVLGTLELSEGNYDIAWTTLSERYDNKRVLVHIHLKTLVEVESMHRESAPKLRSLIDSVSKSLIALTALGQKPENWGVLVAYLISTKLDPVTERQWEEAKSTHKEVPSWDSLREFLSARADMLEAIDRQRGNNSKPERNVGLKPNKTSAKTFVGSDISCGVCKAKHSLVKCPSFLAMSPNERFGKVKQLKVCFNCLKPGHSVKDCRLRNCSKCPAKHHTLLHFEPVRVQDDAPKPVESLEHQVSLSSLSSDNHVFLSTVLVDVVSAEGKRLKVRALLDSGSQSNFITSSLCKRLKTKLGDFEVIVGGLGSKASEVKHCCHIEVCARHSGYKSSLKCLVLPRITGFIPGAPVNISRLNIPSNITLADPEFSKPGPIDLLIGSELFYGLLCVGQISLGPHNPILQKTRFGWIVSGSMANPGSINSICNLSTNSRPSGSNIEFDLKKFWEVEDNFSETKAWSAEELECEEHFQRTHRRSVDGRFMVAIPFKHPVADLGNSKTKALHRFLSLERKLSRDSALREEYCSFMREYSSLGHMTRVLDEDDRVSYYMPHHPVIKTESCTTKLRVVFDCSMPSSTGKSLNDLQMVGPVIQSDLFDILIRFREFRFVVSADIAKMYRQVFVEPKQRSLQRIFWRESPSDPIEVFELNTVTYGQASASFLAVRCLHQVAQESELDVASVIKSSFYVDDFLHSINSVEEGIRMCHRVSAALAGGGFKLRKWLSNEPAILRAVSQGNEDFQVLDFHGDERAKILGLTWHCSSDVLSYKIQAFDTNVKVTKRTILSGISQVFDPLGLLCPAVIIAKILIQRLWQEGLSWDESVPAHLHTAWTKFRSELPNLNGTHIDRHIACVDALCHELHGFSDASEDAYGGAVYVRSIDRNGDITVRLLCAKSRVSPLKSLTIPRLELCGALVMAKLISKVRAASRLQFVRQVCWSDSTIVLSWLKMSPSNLKVFVSARIAQIQTLTMDCEWRHVPTRENPADLVSRGVFPSELMESSLWWYGPSFLQSRESHWPSVSEGPKEVPEVRVPKRVVVFVAIGDYFFERYSDFNRLSRIVAYVLRFVGNCRLRLSKGVIVSTPLSSSELNEAIKMLVKTAQRSSFPVELDCLSRGVALHPKDKLLSLSPFLDGEGIMRVGGRLRNSAYQFNKKHPMLLSPKHRLTRMLCEHEHRRLMHAGPQLLLASLREKYWVVAARNLIRAVVRNCVTCSRFNPQYLAPLMGDLPPSRLTGGSVFAFVGVDYMGPLNIRDKRGRGSRLSKCYVSVFICFATKALHLELVSDLSSESFLLAFRRFVARRGRPSHVYSDNGTNFVGANRELAELGHFLIKESSKLANSYAQEGVQWHFIPPQSPHFGGLWEAGVKSVKHHLKRVAGNANLTFEHLITLLAQIESILNSRPLSPLSQDPNDLTPLSPAHFLIGRSLTELPDPDLQHIPANRLSVFQRIQQIKQHFWTRWSKEYVSELQQRVKWKARQQDVQEGVLVLVKEDNLPPSKWRMGRVVAVHPGQDGVNRVATLRTSSGLVKRSFSKICPLPTNTVIEDAASASRPGAC